One Ricinus communis isolate WT05 ecotype wild-type chromosome 1, ASM1957865v1, whole genome shotgun sequence DNA window includes the following coding sequences:
- the LOC8266665 gene encoding 10 kDa chaperonin 1, chloroplastic isoform X2 encodes MASTFLTVSRPLFFNNTNTNTTSPSLSQQRIVGFRRNSLRINAIAKKWDPTKVVPQADRVLIRLDELPESSGGVLLPKSAVKFERYLMGEILSVGTEVGEVEAGKKVLFSDINAYEVDLGTDAKHCFCKAGDLLAVVE; translated from the exons ATGGCGTCTACTTTTCTTACAGTCTCAAGACCCTTGTTCTTTAACAATACCAATACCAATACCACTTCCCCTTCTCTCTCTCAACAGAGAATTGTAG GATTCAGGAGAAATTCTCTGAGAATCAATGCAATTGCCAAAAAATGGGATCCCACAAAG GTTGTTCCCCAAGCTGATAGAGTCCTTATCCGTCTTGATGAGCTACCCGAG TCATCTGGTGGAGTTCTGTTGCCCAAATCAGCTGTGAAATTTGAGCGATATCTAATGGGGGAG ATACTATCTGTTGGTACTGAGGTTGGAGAAGTGGAGGCTGGCAAGAAG GTTCTTTTCTCGGACATAAATGCTTACGAG GTTGATTTAGGAACAGATGCCAAGCACTGCTTTTGCAAAGCTGGTGATCTATTGGCTGTGGTTGAATAA
- the LOC8266665 gene encoding 10 kDa chaperonin 1, chloroplastic isoform X1 — MASTFLTVSRPLFFNNTNTNTTSPSLSQQRIVGFRRNSLRINAIAKKWDPTKVVPQADRVLIRLDELPEKSSGGVLLPKSAVKFERYLMGEILSVGTEVGEVEAGKKVLFSDINAYEVDLGTDAKHCFCKAGDLLAVVE, encoded by the exons ATGGCGTCTACTTTTCTTACAGTCTCAAGACCCTTGTTCTTTAACAATACCAATACCAATACCACTTCCCCTTCTCTCTCTCAACAGAGAATTGTAG GATTCAGGAGAAATTCTCTGAGAATCAATGCAATTGCCAAAAAATGGGATCCCACAAAG GTTGTTCCCCAAGCTGATAGAGTCCTTATCCGTCTTGATGAGCTACCCGAG AAGTCATCTGGTGGAGTTCTGTTGCCCAAATCAGCTGTGAAATTTGAGCGATATCTAATGGGGGAG ATACTATCTGTTGGTACTGAGGTTGGAGAAGTGGAGGCTGGCAAGAAG GTTCTTTTCTCGGACATAAATGCTTACGAG GTTGATTTAGGAACAGATGCCAAGCACTGCTTTTGCAAAGCTGGTGATCTATTGGCTGTGGTTGAATAA